In a genomic window of Meleagris gallopavo isolate NT-WF06-2002-E0010 breed Aviagen turkey brand Nicholas breeding stock chromosome 1, Turkey_5.1, whole genome shotgun sequence:
- the GPR12 gene encoding G-protein coupled receptor 12 has protein sequence MSEEPTVNASWLPQDRVEAGSTENASGSSLVPAVEPEPELWVNPWDIVLCTSGTLISCENAVVVLIIFHNPSLRAPMFLLIGSLALADLLAGIGLIVNFVFAYLLRSEATKLVTVGLIVASFSASVGSLLAITVDRYLSLYYALTYNSERTVTFTYVMLVLLWGAAICIGLLPVMGWNCLRDESTCSVIRPLTKNNAAVLSVSFLLMFALMLQLYIQICKIVMRHAHQIALQHHFLATSHYVTTRKGVSTLAIILGTFAACWMPFTLYSLIADYTYPSIYTYATLLPATYNSIINPVIYAFRNQEIQKALWLVCCGCIPSNLSQRARSPSDV, from the coding sequence ATGAGCGAAGAGCCGACGGTCAATGCGAGCTGGCTGCCTCAGGACCGCGTAGAAGCCGGCTCTACCGAGAATGCCTCGGGCTCCTCCCTGGTTCCCGCGGTAGAGCCGGAGCCAGAGCTGTGGGTGAACCCCTGGGACATTGTCCTGTGCACCTCGGGGACCCTTATCTCCTGCGAGAATGCCGTGGTGGTGCTTATCATTTTCCATAACCCCAGCCTCCGCGCGCCCATGTTCCTGCTGATAGGCAGCCTGGCGCTGGCGGACCTCCTGGCGGGGATCGGACTGATCGTCAATTTCGTGTTCGCGTACCTGCTGCGCTCGGAAGCCACCAAACTGGTGACGGTTGGACTGATTGTGGCCTCTTTCTCCGCGTCCGTTGGCAGCTTGCTGGCTATCACTGTCGATCGGTACCTCTCCCTGTATTACGCTTTGACTTACAATTCGGAGAGGACTGTCACTTTTACCTATGTCATGCTTGTACTGCTGTGGGGAGCAGCGATCTGTATTGGACTGCTGCCTGTGATGGGCTGGAACTGCCTCAGAGATGAATCCACCTGCAGTGTTATCAGACCGCTCACTAAAAATAACGCGGCGGTCCTCTCGGTCTCCTTCTTGCTTATGTTTGCCCTCATGCTGCAGCTCTACATTCAGATCTGTAAAATCGTGATGCGCCATGCCCATCAGATTGCCTTGCAGCACCATTTCCTGGCCACTTCCCACTATGTGACCACCCGAAAAGGAGTGTCTACTTTGGCCATTATTTTGGGGACTTTTGCGGCTTGCTGGATGCCTTTTACGCTCTATTCTTTAATAGCAGATTACACCTATCCTTCTATATACACCTATGCCACCCTCCTGCCTGCTACCTACAATTCCATCATCAATCCTGTAATATACGCTTTTAGAAACCAAGAGATACAGAAAGCGCTGTGGCTTGTCTGCTGTGGCTGCATTCCTTCTAACCTGTCTCAGAGAGCGAGATCACCCAGCGATGTCTGA